TGCAGACGGCGGTCGACGAGAGGATGAAGGCCTCGGCGGCCAGCGTCGAGAAGATCCGCCAGGAGCTCATCGCCAGGACGCAGGCCATGGGCATCGAGGCGGAGATCACGGGCCGTGTGAAACGGTACTGGTCCGTCCGGCAGAAGCTCATCCGGCAGGCCATTCCGCTCGAGCAGCTCTACGACGTCCTCGCGTTCCGCATCCTCGTCTCGAGCATCCCCGACTGCTACACGGTCCTCGGCATCGTGCACCAGTCCTGGCGGCCCGTTCCCGGGCGCATCAAGGACTACATCGCGATGCCGAAGCGGAACTTCTACCAGTCCCTCCACACGACGCTCGTCCCGGAAGGGGCCGTGCCGTTCGAGGTCCAGATCCGCACGCGGGAGATGGACCTCATCGCCGAGAACGGCATCGCGGCCCACTGGAAGTACAAGGAAGGGGAAGCGAGCCGCGCGCAGGAGGCGCACGTCGGCCTCCTGAGGCAGATCTTCGAGACGACGCGGGACGTGTCGGACCCGCGCGAGTTCCTCTCGTCGCTGAGGATCGACCTGTACCCGGACGACGTGTACATCTTCAGCCCGAAGGGCGCCGTCTTCGCGTTTCCTCGTGGCGCGACGCCGGTCGATTTCGCGTACCGCGTCCACACGGACGTCGGACACCACACCGTGGGCGCGCGCGTCAACGGGCGCCTCGTGCCGCTCAAGACCCCGCTCGTGAACGGCGACATCGTCGAGATCCTGACGTCGCCCTCCTCCCAGCCCTCGCGCGACTGGCTCAGCTTCGTGCTGACCGCGCGCGCGAAGAACAAGATCCGCGCCCACATCCATACGGCCGAAAAGGAAAAGTCCGTCGAGATCGGCCGGCGCCTGCTCGACCGCGAGCTCAAGAAGTGGAAGAAGAGCCTCCCGAAGCTCCTCGAGGCGAAGGCGTTCGATCCCTTCCTCGGGGACTTCGGCGTTTCGAAGGTGGACGACCTCATCGCGGACGTCGGCTTCGGCAAGCTGGCGCCGCGCGCCGTCGTCGCGAAGCTCCTGCCCGAAGCGGGGGGGGACGGCCAGGCGCCTGCGCAGTCCCGCGTGGCCGCGATCGGAAGCGCCATGCGCCGCGTCCTGCCGTTCGGGGCGGCGCCGGGGATCCGCGTCAAAGGGGAGAACGACCTCCTCGCGACGCTCGCGAAGTGCTGCCAGCCCGTCCCGGGCGAGGACATCGTGGGCTACGTTTCCCGCGGCCGGGGCGTCTCGGTCCACTCCGTGGGCTGCTCGAACGTGCGGAGCCTCCTGTTCGACCCCAGCCGGGAGATCGCCGTCCAGTGGGAGACGGCGAAGGACCAGTCCGTCACCGTGGACCTCGAGATCCACACCGAGGATCGCCAGGGCATGCTCGCCCGCATCACCCAGCTCCTCTCGGCCGCGAACTCCAACATCCGTTCGATCGAGGCCCGGACGAGCGGGGACGGCCGCGCGACGATCGACGCCAGCGTCACGACTCAGGATCGGCGGCACCTGGAGCGCCTCCTCGTCGGCCTGCGCGCGCTTCCGGGCGTCACCGACGTGAGACGAAAGCTGCATTCCTCGGACGCCGAAGCCGGCTGACCCTGGCCCCGGATGGTGTCCTTTTTCAGCGCGATCGAATCGGCGGGGCCCTGACGGAGCTTCGCCTCTACCCGCGTTTTCCTGAATTCCGGATGGGGCGGACTTGTACCACAATCGATTCCCGGCCGCAAGGGAAATCGCACATTCGCAACGACTTGACACTACCCGGGGGGGAACGCCCAGAATAAGGCGAGTCAATCTCTTTTCACGGCAGACCGTGTCTCGCGTTCCGGGGTAGGAGGTCAGCAGACCGTGCTGTTCCGCAAGGCGAAAAACCTCGTCGGACTCGACATCGGCTCTTCGGCCGTCAAGATGGTCGAGTTGAAGGAGGGCAAGGAGGGCACGTTCCACCTCGTGAAGGCGGGACTGGAGACCCTTTCGCCCGAAGCCATCGTCGACGGGGCCATCATGGACTCGTCTCTCGTCGTCGAGACCATCACCCGGCTCCTCGCGTCGACGGGCGTCAAGAACCCGAACGTCGCCGTGTCGGTTTCGGGCCACTCCGTCATCGTCAAGAAGATCATGCTGCCGACGATGCCGGAGGAGGAGCTCTCGGAGTCCATCCGCTGGGAGGCCGAGCAGTACGTCCCGTTCGACATCAACGACGTCTACCTCGACTACGTCGTCCTCGACCCCGGCGCCGTGGGCGAAACCATGGGCGTCCTGCTCGTGGCCGCCAAGAAGGAGAAGGTCGACGACTTCAAGAACGTCGTGACCCAGGCGGGGCGCACGCCGTCGCTCGTGGACGTCGACGCGTTCGCTCTCCAGAACTGCTACGAGGTCAACTACGGGGCCGATCCGGGCCGCGTCGTGGCTCTCGTGAACATCGGCGCCTCGGTCATGAACGTGAACATCCTGTCGCAGGGCCAGACGGTCTTCTGGCGCGACATCACGTTCGGCGGCAACCAGTTCACGGACGCGCTCCAGAAGGCCTATTCGCTCAACTTCGAGCAGGCCGAGTCCCTCAAGAAGGGCGAGCCCGTCGCGGGGCAGACGGCGCAGTCCATCCAGCCCGTCCTGACCGGCGTCTCGGAGGACGCGGCGGCCGAGCTGCAGAAGACGCTCGACTTCTTCCAGGCCACGTCGGGCGCCGACCGTGTGGATTCCATCGTCGTCTCGGGCGGCGGCTCGAAGGCCGCGCACTTCGAGGACGTCCTGAAGGACAAGTTCGGCCTCCCGGTCGAGGTCATGAACCCGTTCCGTTCGATCTTCACCGACGACCGCGCGGTGGACGCCGCGTGGCTCTCGGAGGCCTCGCCCTCGCTCGCGATCGCCGTCGGACTCGGCGTCCGGAAGATCGGGGAGTAGCCGCATGATTCGGATCAACCTCCTCGCCGAAGCCCGGCCCCAGCGCAAAAAGAAGGGCGTCTCCGCGCTCGGCGCAGGCGGGCGGCTGAACACCCTTCTCCTCGGCGGGGCGATCGGCCTCGCGGTCCTCGTCGGCGTCATCCAGTTCTGGGTGCTCCGCAGCCAGATCAAGGCGCAGGAAGAGAAGATCCGGACGGCGCAGGTCGAGGTCACGCGCCTCGAGTCCGTCCTCAAGGAAGTGAAGGACTACGAGGCGAAGAAGGCCCGCGTCCAGCGCAAGGTCGACCTCATCAACCAGCTCAAGCAGAACCAGCGCGGGCCCGTGCGTCTCATGGACGAGGTCTCTCGCGCGCTGCCCGACCTCGTCTGGATCGAGAGGATGGAGTACCACGGGAACGCGATCTCGCTCGAGGGCAAGGCCTTCAACCCGCCGGCCGTCGCGAACTTCATCGCGAACCTGAGGCTCGTGCCCGCGTTCCAGGAGCCCAAGCTCGCGGACCTTTCCGCCTGCTCCGGGGCCTCCGGTTCCTCGCTCTACTGCTACAAGATGTCCTTCACCTTCTCCAACCTCGACCGCACGCAGCCCGAGACGGCCGCTCCGCCGCCTCCGAAGCCGGCCGAGCCTCCGAAGAAGGCCGAACGCGGCGCGGGCGGCGCCGCCGGCGTCCAGGGAATGTAGGAGGGCGCGCGAATGGCCTCGCTCGACCTCAAGCAGCTGGAAGGGAAGCCCTGGTACTACGGGCTCGGCATCGGCGTTGCGATCGCGCTCGCGCTGTACGCCGTCGCGTACTACCAGATTCCGAACTTCTCCGAGATGAAGCAGACGCTCGAGAACAAGAAGAACGAGCTCGACGTTCTGCAGCAGAAGATCACGCAGGGCCGCGCCGCCGAGCGCCGGCTGCCGCAGCTCCGCGAGGAGGTCCGGCGGACCGAGCTCGACCTCCAGCGGCTCCTGGCGATCCTTCCGACGGCCCGCAACGCCGAAGAGCTCATCAAGAAGGTCCAGGCCCTCGCGGGCCAGGGCGAGCTCTTCACGAAGAAATGGTCGCCGAAGGAGTACATCAACCGCGACTTTTACGCGGAGTGGCCGATCGACCTGCAGGTCGACGGCTCGTACCACAACCTTGCGCTCTTCTTCGAGAAGGTCGCGCGATTCTCGCGGATCATCAACATCGAGGACCTCGTGATGACCGGCTACCCCGACGCGCGGGGCGGCCGTACTCTCGGGGCCAACTTCACCGCCAAGACGTTCATTTACCTCGGCGACACGGAGCCGGCGACGCCGGCCGGCGCGAAAGCCGCCCCGAAGGCCGCGCCGAAGCCGGCCGGCGTCTCGAAGAAGGACACGGAAGGATGAGCGCCCGCCACTCCAGCCTCCGTCTGCTCGCGGTGGCCGCTGCATTCGCCGCCCTCGCGGCCTCGCCCGCCGCGGCCCAGGCTCCGGCCGCCCCGGCGCCGCCGCCCGCCGAGACGCCGAAGATCACGGACCAGGACTTCACCCCCTCCGTCTACACGTACGAGGTCGGCGGCCGGCGGGATCCGTTCCGGTCGCTTCTCGTGCGCAACCCCTCGGAGAGGGAGCGCGTCCGTCCGCCGGGCCTCGCCGGCGTGATGGTCGACGAGCTCGAGCTCCAGGGCACGATCAAGGTCAAGCAGGGCTGGGTCGCGATGATGCGCGGCCCGGACAACAAGTCGCATCTCATCCGCAAAGGCACGACCCTCTTCGACGGCGAGGTCACCGACGTGTCCGCGACGGAAGTCACGTTCCGCCAGAACGTGAACGATCCGACGAACCCGAAGCCGTTCCGCGAAGTGGTCAAGGCGCTCGCACTCCAGAAGAAGCCGTGAGCGAAGGGACGTCCATGACGACGATGCTCAGTGGGTCCGGAAAAAGAAGGGGCTCTCCCGATCAGGTGGGGTCTGGTGGAGGAAGCATGCGCAACCCGTGTGTCCTCGCCGCCCGTGTCGCGGCGCTCGCGCTGCTCGTCCCCGTGCTCTCCGGCTGCGCGTCCTCGGGCGACAACGTCGCCGCGGGGAGCTCCGGAACCACGGCGCCGGCGCCGGTCGTCCTGACCGGAGCGACGCTTCTCGCGGACGGGGATTCCCCTCGTCTCCTCCTCACGGGGAACGGACCGCTCGCCCCGACGCTCTACAACCGCGAGGGTTCCACCAAGGTCGTCATCGACGTCGCAAATGCGGTGGCCGCGCCCGGCCTCGAGCCGCCGCGCGCCGACGGCACGCTGCTCTCGCGCCTCGAGATGAAGTCCTTCGTGGAAATGGGCAAGCCCCACATCCAGTTCGAGCTGACGGCGCGCGTCCCTCTCGAGCCCGCGATCTCCTCGGACTCCGGGTCGCCCGCGATGGCCGTCAGCCTGGTGAAGGCGGCGCCCGTCCTCGTGGCGTCGGCCGCTCCCGCGGCCCCGCCCGCCGAGATGCCCGTCGTCAAGGTCGAGGCCGAGCCGAGCGTGAAGGCTGAAGAAATCCCGGCCCCCGCGGCGACGACGTCGACGACGACCTCGATCGCGGTTTCCGAGGCGGCGCCGGTTCCCGTCCACCATGCGGCCACCGGGTCGCGCGCCACGCGCCTCTCGGGCGTCGCCGTCGCCCAGAGCGGCGGCAGGCTCGTCGTGACGCTTTCGGGCAACGGATCGTTCGCCTACGAGACGTTCGCCCTCGCGAACCCCCCGCGCTACGTCGTCGACCTTCCCGGCGTCCTCCTCGCGACGCCGAAGAAGTCGCAGGACGTCCGTCACCCGGCCGTCACGCGCGTCCGCGCCTCGCAGTTCAAGGGCGGGCTCGAGCCCGTCACGCGCGTCGTGTTCGACCTCGCGAGCCCGGTCGAGCCGGCCGCGAAGTCCGCTTCCGCGGGCCTCGCGTTCGCGTTCGGGTCGGGCTCCTCCGCGCCCGCGGTCGCCGCCGCGCCGATCGTCAAGGAAGCCCCCGCGCCGCTCGTGAAGGTCGAGGCTCCGGCTCCCGCGCCCGTCAACAAAGTCACGGCCGCGCCCGAGAAGGTCGCCGTGATCGCGGCCCCCGCGGCCTCGTCCTACGAAAAGCACGAAGTCGAGGACGCGGCCGAGCCTGTCGTGAAGGCCGCGCCCGCTCCGGCCACCCCGGCCCCCGTGGCGGTCGCGGCGGCACCTCCCGCCACTTTTTCGGCCCCGCCGCAGCCGGTTGCGGCGCCCGAACCCGCTGTTTCCGACGCGCCGCACATCGTGACGGCGACGCCGGAGATCCGGCTGATCCCGGCGGAAAAGCCCGCGCCCGTCGCGAGCGCGGCCTCCCGCCCCGTTCCCCCCGCGGCCGAGCCGGCGCCGAAGCGCCGGAAGACGTCCGAGGACAAGGCGCTCATCGAGGCGGCCGAGACGCTGTTGAACCAGCAGGACGCGGCCGGAAAGCCGCGCGAGATCGCGAATCCCTTCGAGGCGCGCACGCTCGGCGCCGGCGACAAGCAGTACACGGGCGAGCCGATCACGCTCAACCTCAAGGACGCGGACATCAAGGACACGCTCCAGAGGTTCAGCGAGCTCACCCAGCTCAACATCGTCCTCGACCCCGACGTGCGGGGCACGGTCACGGTCTCCCTCCAGGAGATTCCGTGGGACCAGGCGCTCGAGCTGATCCTCAAGATCAACCAGCTCGGCTACGTGCTCGAAGGCAACGTCATGCGGATCGCGTCGTCGAACAAGCTCCTCCAGGAGGAGCAGGCGCGGCTCGCGTTCTCGGCGGCGCAGGACAAGAATCGCCCGCTCCGCACGGTCCTCCAGAAGATCTCGTACTCCAACGTGTCCGAAATGGCGGCGACGGCTCGCAAGGTCATGTCGTCGCGCGGTGACATCTTCGTCGACGCCCGGTCGAACACGCTCGTGATCAAGGAGCTGCCGGATTACCTTCCGACGGTCCTCGACCTCATCAAGAACCTCGACGTCGCGAGCCCCCAGGTCATGATCGAGGCCCGCATCATCGAGGCGAACCGCACGTTCTCGAACGAGATCGGCGTCGTGTGGGGCTTCCAGGGTGTCGCGGACGCCGCCCACGGCAACACGACGGGCCTCGTCTTCCCGAACTCGGGGAACGTCGCGGGCAACGTCTCGCTCCCGAGCGGCGCGCCCCAGGTCCTCAGCCTCTCGCTCGCGAACGTCCTCGACACGTTCCGGCTGGACGCCTCGATCCACGCGGCCGAGTCGCGCGGCCTCGTGAAGGTCGTCTCGACGCCGAAGGTCCAGACGCAGACGGGGGAGGCCGCGAGCATCCAGTCGGGCTTCCAGATCCCGGTTCAGACGACGGTCAACAACACGACGTCCGTCCTCTACATCAACGCGACGCTCCGCCTCGACGTGACCCCGCAGATCACGAACGAGGGCACGGTCATCATGGACGTGACCGTCCAGAAGCGCGAACCCGCGGTCGGCATCAACATCGCCGGCGGCCAGAACATCCCGCTCACGACGCGCGACGCCAAGACGCGCCTCATGGTGCGCGACGGTGGGACGGCGGTCATCGGCGGCATCTTCAAGATCACGAGCAACGACGGCCAATCGATGATCCCCGGGCTCTGGAAGATTCCGATCATCGGGAATCTCTTCCGGAGTCGCACCCAGAGCGAGAACACCGACGAACTCATGATCTTCATCACTCCGCGGATCATCCGCTGACAGGAGCGCGTGCGATGAAGAAGACGACTTCCTCCGTTCTGGCCCTCGGAGCCCTGCTCCTGGCGCTCCTTCCGGGCTGCTCGACGAACACGCAGGGCGACGACGCCGCACCGGTCTTTCTGGTCGGCGAGTTCACCGAGCTTCTCCTCGAGAAGCTGCTCGTCGAAGGCACCCCCGTGCAGTTCAAGACGACGACGCTGCGCAGCCGCCTCAAGGTGCCGGGCTCCGCGTCGGTGCAGTTCCTCGACGTGCAGATCGACAGCTACGTCGTGAATTGGAGCCGCCTCGACGGCGGGACGAAGGCCTCCGCTCGGAGACGTTCGCCGGGAACATCATCGTGCCGGTTGGAGGCACGTCGACGCTCAACAATTACCAGTACATGACCGCGGACGCGCTCCTGCGGTCTCCTCTCGACCAGCTCTACCCGTTCAACGGCGGCATCGACCGCGAGACCGGGAGGACCTCGATCCGTCAGGCGGGCCACGTCATCTGGTACGGCCACACGCTCTCGGGTCAGCCCGTCGTGTCGAACGAGGCCACGTTCGACCTCACGTTCCGGTACAGCGCTGCGTCCGGCCGAATCGAGGGACAGCTTGCTCGGTGACGAGGTGAAACCCATGCGAAGAATCCCGTTTCCGGCCGCCGCGCTGGCCGCCGGCCTCGTGGCCCTCCTCACCGGCTGCGCCGGCGAGACGCCGACGTCGCCCACGGGCACGCAGCCCCCGGGCCCCCCAGGCACCTGCACGGTCTCGATCGCGATGCTGTCTACGTCCCTCTCGCCCGTCGTGGGGAGCGAGGTCGTCGTCCGCGCCGCGGTGACGAAGGGCGGCGCGGCGGTCCCCGACGGAACGTCCGTCCAACTGACGACCGACCTCGGCGTCTTCGCCGAGAACGGCCTGCCCACCGTCTCGAAGACGACGGTCGCCGGCGCGGCCGACGTCACGCTCTTCTCGCAGAACGCGGGCGCCGCTCACGTGAAGGCGGCCTACGACTGCGGGTCCGCCAGCCTCACGATCAATTACTCGGGCGCTTCGACGCTCGGCCCCTACGTGTCTTCCTATTCGCCCACGAGCGGAAGCTGCCTGGGCGGCGAGACGGTCACCATCCTTGGCGGCCTCTTCGGCAACACGGCGGGAATCGTCTACTTCGGCGGCGCTCCGGCCTCTCTCGTGACCTGGGCGACCAACTCGATCACGGTCAGGACGCCGATCCGGAATCTGAAGAACCCGGCCGTGCCGGAGCTCGTCGACGTCGTGATCTCGGCGGCCGGGGCGACGGTCACGGCGCCCATCAAGTTCACGTATTTCTGCATCGCGCCCGACCAGAAGATGTCGATCTCGTCCATCAACCCGATCGCCGGTTCGCCCGGCGGCGGCGACGCCGTGACGATCCTCGGGAGCCACTTCGGCCTGAACATCTCGACGACCCAGGTCACGTTCTGCGGCCTTCCGGCGCAGATCACGGGCCAGTCGGACTCGCAGATCACGGTCACGACGCCGGCCCACACGCTGGCCAACCCGGCCTTCTCCGAGGCCTGCCCGGTCGTCGTCACACGCGACCTCGGGCTCGTCTCCACGCAGTCCGCGACGTCGCCCGTGCCGTTCACGTACCGCGGCAGCGGCTCGACAGGAGCCTGCAACACCGACCCCACCTTCTACGTGACGAGTCTCAAGCCGACCTCGGGCAGCCCCGACGGCGGCGACGTCGTGACGATCACCGGCTCGGGCTTCCCGACGAACGCGACCCTTCTCCGGGTCGACTTCGGCGGCAACCCCGGCACGCTCGTCGGGAGTCCGACGTCGACGACGTTCCAGGTCTCGACGCCCCGCCGCGTTCTCGCGACGCCGGACGTGCCCGAGACCGTCGACGTCGTCGTGACGGACCTCGGCAGCGCCTCGCAGCGCTGCGCCCGCGTCGGTGGCGCCTTCGTTTACACGGCAAGGGCGCTCGACCCGGCGATCTACGGCAACTCGCCGGTCACCGGTCCCAACGACCAGTCGACGCGCGTCACCCTCTTCGGCACGAACTTCCAGTTCCCGATGCAGGTCTTCATGACGGGCGGCCTCACCTGCGGCGCGCAGCGCGTGGAAGCGGCGCAGCCCATTCAGGTGTCCCCGACGCAGATCATCTTCCAGACTCCGGTTGCGAACGGCGGGAACGCCTGCCTCGCGGGCCAGCTCGTCGACATCGTGATCCTGAATCCGTCGACCGGCAAGACGGCCAAGTGCGTGTCGTGCTTCAAGTACTACTCGTGCCCGGTCGTCAGCGTCGCGTCGCCGTCCATCGGAAGCACCACGCAGCCGACGACGGTCGTGATCTCGGGCAACAACTTCCCCGAGCCGACGTTTGCGAACTTCCGCCTCGCATCCTCGGGCACGCCGCTCACGTCCCTCCAGGTCACCAGCGTGTCGAACACCTCCATCATCGTGACGATGCCGTCGCTCCAGACTCTGCTCGGCGGCTCGCTGAGCTGCGGGAACACGGACGGCTTCATCGACCTCTCGTTCCCGGGCGTCACGTGCATCCCGAACACGATCTCGGTGCCGTTCGCCTACCACAGCGACCCGCCGACGGCCTCGACCGCTTCGCCGTCGAACCTGAGCCAGGACGGCACGCTGTACCCGGGCACCGGCTCGCCCGCGACGATCACGCTCGTCGGGACGAACTTCCAGGCCCCGATGACGGTCACGCTCATCAAGGACGGCGTCCCGGTGCCGAACACGCCGGTCAACAACGCGTCCGTCTCGAACCCGACGGTCCTGACGTTCGCGGCGCCCGCGGTCCCGAACAACGCGCTGAACCAGCAGAACTGCTCCTCGGGCGGGCCGATCAACGGCCTCAAGTACGTCTCGACGTCGTTCGGCATCCGGGTGAGGAACACGCTCACGGGGTGCACGGTCGACCTCCCGAACGTCCTCGTCTACAACCCGATCGACCTGACCTGCCGCGCGGCCCTTCAGATCATCACGCCGTCGCTGCCGAACGGCACGGCGGGCGCGGCCTACTCGGCGCAGTTCATCGCCTCGGGCGGCGCGGGCGCGCCGTACTCGTGGTCGGCCGTGGGCCTTCCGGCGGCGCTCGTGCTCAACGCGGCAACCGGCATCATCTCGGGCACGCCGGCCGCGGCGGGCACGGCCACCATCAACGTCACGGTCGTGGACGCGGCCGCCAACACCACGACCCGTATCTACACGCTGCAGGTCAACTGACGCCGCACTCGGGTCTCCAGGGTTCGGGCCGCCTTCGGGCGGCCCGAACTGTCTCGGAACCGGATGCCGTAGACTCGGAGACGGATCGAAACACATGGCTCTCTTCGGCGGCCCGTCCCAGCCCGTGACCCGTCTCGAGGAGCTGAAACGGCTCCTCCAGCGGGATCCCACGTCGCGCCAGTTCCTGGCGCTGGCGGAGGAGTTCCGGCGGCACGGGAAGTACCGCGACGCGGTCATCACGCTCGAACGCGGCCTCGCCCTCCATGCGAACTCCGTCGCGGGGCACGTCGCGCTCGGGAAGACGTACCAGCAGCTCGACCGTCTCGAGGACGCGATCCGGGCGTTCAACAACGCGCTCCGGATCGACCGTGAGAACCTCGTCGCGATCCGGCAGCTCGCCGAGGTCTTCCTCGCCAAGGGCGACAAGATCGAGGCGATCAAGAAGCTGAAGCTCTACCGCGGCCTCAAGGCCGGGGACCGCGACGTGAACGACATCATCGCGCGCCTCGAGCTGGAGATGTCGGCGGCCGTGAGCGAGCGCGCCGGCTTCCGCAGCGGAGCCCGCCCCGCGGCCGAGGCGCCGCCGGGGTTCCTGCCCGGCCCCGCCTCGTCGAGCACGCTCCGCCGCGCCGCGCTCCTCAGGAAGCTCGAGACGCGCGCGCCCGAGGCGACGGCGCCCCCCTTCCCGGTGGCGGAGCGGGCCGCCGACCCGATGGCCCTCACGTACGACGGCGCCTCGATCGCGCGCGCTCTGGAGAGGTCCCGGCCGATCCCGGTCGTGCCGCCGCCGCCGGCGCCGCCGCCTCCGCTCGAGGACCTCTTCCTTCAGACGACGCCCGAGCCGGCCGCGCCCGCCGTCGAGGTCTCTCCGTTCA
This genomic window from Acidobacteriota bacterium contains:
- a CDS encoding bifunctional (p)ppGpp synthetase/guanosine-3',5'-bis(diphosphate) 3'-pyrophosphohydrolase, whose protein sequence is MLRFEDILEKVESYHPHVDEDLLRRAYVVSAHEHRNQLRSSGEPYLVHPLNVAMILAEMKLDEASIAAGLLHDVLEDSSMTKERVAELFGPDVAHLVDGVTKIGKYAFTSKEAQQAETFRKMLLAMTDDLRVILVKLADRLHNMRTLEHLPEPKQRTVAAETMEIFAPLANRLGMGKMKGELEDLSFRFLYPEEFATLQTAVDERMKASAASVEKIRQELIARTQAMGIEAEITGRVKRYWSVRQKLIRQAIPLEQLYDVLAFRILVSSIPDCYTVLGIVHQSWRPVPGRIKDYIAMPKRNFYQSLHTTLVPEGAVPFEVQIRTREMDLIAENGIAAHWKYKEGEASRAQEAHVGLLRQIFETTRDVSDPREFLSSLRIDLYPDDVYIFSPKGAVFAFPRGATPVDFAYRVHTDVGHHTVGARVNGRLVPLKTPLVNGDIVEILTSPSSQPSRDWLSFVLTARAKNKIRAHIHTAEKEKSVEIGRRLLDRELKKWKKSLPKLLEAKAFDPFLGDFGVSKVDDLIADVGFGKLAPRAVVAKLLPEAGGDGQAPAQSRVAAIGSAMRRVLPFGAAPGIRVKGENDLLATLAKCCQPVPGEDIVGYVSRGRGVSVHSVGCSNVRSLLFDPSREIAVQWETAKDQSVTVDLEIHTEDRQGMLARITQLLSAANSNIRSIEARTSGDGRATIDASVTTQDRRHLERLLVGLRALPGVTDVRRKLHSSDAEAG
- the pilM gene encoding type IV pilus assembly protein PilM, with the translated sequence MVELKEGKEGTFHLVKAGLETLSPEAIVDGAIMDSSLVVETITRLLASTGVKNPNVAVSVSGHSVIVKKIMLPTMPEEELSESIRWEAEQYVPFDINDVYLDYVVLDPGAVGETMGVLLVAAKKEKVDDFKNVVTQAGRTPSLVDVDAFALQNCYEVNYGADPGRVVALVNIGASVMNVNILSQGQTVFWRDITFGGNQFTDALQKAYSLNFEQAESLKKGEPVAGQTAQSIQPVLTGVSEDAAAELQKTLDFFQATSGADRVDSIVVSGGGSKAAHFEDVLKDKFGLPVEVMNPFRSIFTDDRAVDAAWLSEASPSLAIAVGLGVRKIGE
- a CDS encoding PilN domain-containing protein, with amino-acid sequence MIRINLLAEARPQRKKKGVSALGAGGRLNTLLLGGAIGLAVLVGVIQFWVLRSQIKAQEEKIRTAQVEVTRLESVLKEVKDYEAKKARVQRKVDLINQLKQNQRGPVRLMDEVSRALPDLVWIERMEYHGNAISLEGKAFNPPAVANFIANLRLVPAFQEPKLADLSACSGASGSSLYCYKMSFTFSNLDRTQPETAAPPPPKPAEPPKKAERGAGGAAGVQGM
- the pilO gene encoding type 4a pilus biogenesis protein PilO; the encoded protein is MASLDLKQLEGKPWYYGLGIGVAIALALYAVAYYQIPNFSEMKQTLENKKNELDVLQQKITQGRAAERRLPQLREEVRRTELDLQRLLAILPTARNAEELIKKVQALAGQGELFTKKWSPKEYINRDFYAEWPIDLQVDGSYHNLALFFEKVARFSRIINIEDLVMTGYPDARGGRTLGANFTAKTFIYLGDTEPATPAGAKAAPKAAPKPAGVSKKDTEG
- a CDS encoding pilus assembly protein PilP; translated protein: MSARHSSLRLLAVAAAFAALAASPAAAQAPAAPAPPPAETPKITDQDFTPSVYTYEVGGRRDPFRSLLVRNPSERERVRPPGLAGVMVDELELQGTIKVKQGWVAMMRGPDNKSHLIRKGTTLFDGEVTDVSATEVTFRQNVNDPTNPKPFREVVKALALQKKP
- the pilQ gene encoding type IV pilus secretin PilQ, translating into MRNPCVLAARVAALALLVPVLSGCASSGDNVAAGSSGTTAPAPVVLTGATLLADGDSPRLLLTGNGPLAPTLYNREGSTKVVIDVANAVAAPGLEPPRADGTLLSRLEMKSFVEMGKPHIQFELTARVPLEPAISSDSGSPAMAVSLVKAAPVLVASAAPAAPPAEMPVVKVEAEPSVKAEEIPAPAATTSTTTSIAVSEAAPVPVHHAATGSRATRLSGVAVAQSGGRLVVTLSGNGSFAYETFALANPPRYVVDLPGVLLATPKKSQDVRHPAVTRVRASQFKGGLEPVTRVVFDLASPVEPAAKSASAGLAFAFGSGSSAPAVAAAPIVKEAPAPLVKVEAPAPAPVNKVTAAPEKVAVIAAPAASSYEKHEVEDAAEPVVKAAPAPATPAPVAVAAAPPATFSAPPQPVAAPEPAVSDAPHIVTATPEIRLIPAEKPAPVASAASRPVPPAAEPAPKRRKTSEDKALIEAAETLLNQQDAAGKPREIANPFEARTLGAGDKQYTGEPITLNLKDADIKDTLQRFSELTQLNIVLDPDVRGTVTVSLQEIPWDQALELILKINQLGYVLEGNVMRIASSNKLLQEEQARLAFSAAQDKNRPLRTVLQKISYSNVSEMAATARKVMSSRGDIFVDARSNTLVIKELPDYLPTVLDLIKNLDVASPQVMIEARIIEANRTFSNEIGVVWGFQGVADAAHGNTTGLVFPNSGNVAGNVSLPSGAPQVLSLSLANVLDTFRLDASIHAAESRGLVKVVSTPKVQTQTGEAASIQSGFQIPVQTTVNNTTSVLYINATLRLDVTPQITNEGTVIMDVTVQKREPAVGINIAGGQNIPLTTRDAKTRLMVRDGGTAVIGGIFKITSNDGQSMIPGLWKIPIIGNLFRSRTQSENTDELMIFITPRIIR
- a CDS encoding IPT/TIG domain-containing protein, translating into MRRIPFPAAALAAGLVALLTGCAGETPTSPTGTQPPGPPGTCTVSIAMLSTSLSPVVGSEVVVRAAVTKGGAAVPDGTSVQLTTDLGVFAENGLPTVSKTTVAGAADVTLFSQNAGAAHVKAAYDCGSASLTINYSGASTLGPYVSSYSPTSGSCLGGETVTILGGLFGNTAGIVYFGGAPASLVTWATNSITVRTPIRNLKNPAVPELVDVVISAAGATVTAPIKFTYFCIAPDQKMSISSINPIAGSPGGGDAVTILGSHFGLNISTTQVTFCGLPAQITGQSDSQITVTTPAHTLANPAFSEACPVVVTRDLGLVSTQSATSPVPFTYRGSGSTGACNTDPTFYVTSLKPTSGSPDGGDVVTITGSGFPTNATLLRVDFGGNPGTLVGSPTSTTFQVSTPRRVLATPDVPETVDVVVTDLGSASQRCARVGGAFVYTARALDPAIYGNSPVTGPNDQSTRVTLFGTNFQFPMQVFMTGGLTCGAQRVEAAQPIQVSPTQIIFQTPVANGGNACLAGQLVDIVILNPSTGKTAKCVSCFKYYSCPVVSVASPSIGSTTQPTTVVISGNNFPEPTFANFRLASSGTPLTSLQVTSVSNTSIIVTMPSLQTLLGGSLSCGNTDGFIDLSFPGVTCIPNTISVPFAYHSDPPTASTASPSNLSQDGTLYPGTGSPATITLVGTNFQAPMTVTLIKDGVPVPNTPVNNASVSNPTVLTFAAPAVPNNALNQQNCSSGGPINGLKYVSTSFGIRVRNTLTGCTVDLPNVLVYNPIDLTCRAALQIITPSLPNGTAGAAYSAQFIASGGAGAPYSWSAVGLPAALVLNAATGIISGTPAAAGTATINVTVVDAAANTTTRIYTLQVN